From one Drosophila subpulchrella strain 33 F10 #4 breed RU33 chromosome 3L, RU_Dsub_v1.1 Primary Assembly, whole genome shotgun sequence genomic stretch:
- the LOC119554117 gene encoding insulin-degrading enzyme isoform X1, with amino-acid sequence MYLTCRKSIFAFTAILGRRSSAVRTSILVTHRSIGTLRKPKMTVAEGSQKSATRKPESMEPILRLNNIEKSLQDTRDYRGLQLENGLKVLLISDPKTDVSAAALSVQVGHMSDPTNLPGLAHFCEHMLFLGTEKYPHENGYTTYLSQSGGSSNAATYPLMTKYHFHVAPDKLDGALDRFAQFFIAPLFTPSATEREINAVNSEHEKNLPSDLWRIKQVNRHLAKPDHAYSKFGSGNKTTLSEIPKSKNIDVRDELLKFHKKWYSANIMCLAVIGKESLDELEGMVLEKFSEIENKNVAVPDWPRHPYAEERYGQKVKIVPIKDIRSLTISFTTDDLTEFYKSGPDNYLTHLIGHEGKGSILSELRRLGWCNDLMAGHQNTQNGFGFFDIVVDLTQEGLEHVDDIVKIVFQYLGMLREEGPKKWIFDECVKLNEMRFRFKEKEQPETLVTHAVSSMQIFPLEEVLIAPYLSNEWRPDLIKSLLDELVPSKSRIVMVSQSFEQDCDLAEPYYKTKYGVERVTKDTVQCWENCDLNENLKLALPNSFIPTNFDISDVPADAPKHPTIIMDTPILRVWHKQDNQFNKPKACMTFDMSNPIAYLDPLNCNLNHMMVMLLKDQLNEYLYDAELASLKLSVMGKTCGIDFTIRGFSDKQVVLLEKLLDHLFDFSIDEKRFDILKEEYVRSLKNFKAEQPYQHSIYYLALLLTENAWANVELLDAMELVTYDRVLNFAKEFFQRLHTECFIFGNVTKQQATDIAGRVNTRLEATNASKLPILARQMLKKREYKLLAGDSYLFEKENEFHKSSCTQLYLQCGAQTDRTNIMVNLVSQVLSEPCYDCLRTKEQLGYIVFSGVRKVNGANGIRIIVQSAKHPSFVEDRIENFLQTYLQVIEDMPLDEFERHKEALAVKKLEKPKTIFQQFSQFYGEIAMQTYHFEREEAEVAILRKISKADFVDYFKKFIAKDGDERRVLSVHIVSQQTDENASTETEPVEITNMERHKPISDIVTFKSCKELYPIAMPFLDIKAKGGRSKL; translated from the exons ATGTATCTTACGTGCAGAAAATCGATTTTTGCCTTCACAGCGATTTTGGGTCGACG GTCAAGTGCGGTGAGGACCAGCATTTTAGTTACCCATCGATCGATTGGTACGCTCCGAAAACCCAAGATGACAGTAGCCGAGGGTTCCCAAAAGTCCGCGACCAGAAAGCCCGAGAGCATGGAGCCCATTCTGAG GTTGAACAACATTGAAAAGTCGCTGCAGGACACGCGGGACTATCGAGGATTGCAGCTGGAAAACGGCCTGAAGGTCCTGCTAATCAGCGATCCCAAAACAGATGTCTCGGCGGCAGCTTTGTCCGTGCAAGTGGG CCACATGTCCGATCCCACGAACCTGCCCGGTTTGGCCCACTTCTGCGAGCACATGCTCTTCTTGGGCACCGAGAAGTATCCCCACGAGAACGGCTACACCACATACCTCTCGCAGAGTGGTGGAAGCAGCAACGCCGCCACCTATCCTCTAATGACCAAGTACCACTTCCACGTGGCGCCGGATAAGTTGGATGGAGCTCTGGATCGCTTTGCCCAGTTCTTCATTGCACCTTTGTTTACGCCCAGCGCCACTGAGCGGGAAATCAATGCT GTGAATTCCGAGCACGAGAAGAACCTCCCTAGCGATCTGTGGCGCATCAAGCAGGTGAACCGGCACTTGGCCAAGCCGGATCATGCCTACAGCAAGTTCGGCAGTGGAAACAAGACCACCCTTTCGGAAATACCCAAGTCCAAGAACATAGATGTGCGCGATGAGCTGCTCAAGTTCCACAAGAAGTGGTACTCCGCCAACATTATGTGCCTGGCTGTAATTGGAAAAG AATCGCTGGACGAACTGGAGGGAATGGTCTTGGAAAAGTTCTCCGAAATCGAGAACAAAAACGTCGCGGTTCCAGATTGGCCACGTCATCCCTACGCCGAGGAGCGCTATGGGCAAAAGGTTAAAATAGTGCCTATTAAAGACATCCGTTCGCTGACGATCAGCTTTACCACTGACGATTTAACGGAGTTCTACAAATCGGGC CCCGATAACTATTTGACGCACCTCATCGGTCATGAGGGCAAAGGAAGCATTTTATCCGAACTGCGTCGACTGGGCTGGTGCAATGA TCTGATGGCCGGACATCAAAACACTCAAAACGGCTTTGGATTCTTCGACATTGTGGTCGACCTAACACAGGAGGGCTTGGAGCACGTAGATGACATTGTCAAGATCGTGTTTCAGTATTTGGGAATGCTGCGCGAGGAGGGTCCCAAGAAGTGGATATTCGACGAGTGTGTGAAACTCAACGAAATGAGGTTCCGGTTCAAGGAGAAGGAGCAACCGGAAACCCTAGTCACGCATGCCGTTTCGTCCATGCAGATATTCCCCCTGGAAGAGGTACTTATCGCTCCATATCTGAGCAACGAATGGCGTCCAGACCTCATAAAAAGTTTACTGGATGAGCTGGTGCCCTCCAAGAGCCGCATCGTAATGGTGAGCCAGAGTTTTGAGCAGGATTGCGACCTCGCGGAGCCCTACTATAAAACTAAGTACGGTGTTGAGCGCGTGACCAAGGATACTGTGCAA TGTTGGGAGAATTGTGATCTTAACGAGAACCTGAAACTGGCACTGCCAAACAGCTTCATACCCACGAACTTTGATATTTCCGATGTTCCAGCCGATGCCCCCAAGCATCCCACGATCATCATGGATACGCCCATTTTGAGGGTCTGGCACAAGCAGGACAATCAATTCAATAAACCGAAGGCCTGCATGACGTTCGACATGTCCAATCCGATTGCTTATTTGGATCCCCTAAACTGCAATCTGAACCATATGATGGTTATGCTCCTGAAGGATCAGCTCAATGAGTATTTGTACGATGCGGAATTAGCCAGTTTGAAGCTCAGTGTGATGGGCAAGACCTGCGGCATCGAT TTTACCATTCGAGGCTTCAGTGACAAGCAGGTTGTGCTGCTGGAGAAGCTATTAGATCACCTGTTTGACTTCTCCATCGATGAGAAACGTTTCGACATCTTGAAGGAGGAATACGTACGTTCACTGAAAAACTTTAAGGCTGAGCAACCCTATCAGCATTCCATATACTATTTAGCTCTTTTGTTAACTGAAAATGCCTGGGCCAATGTGGAGCTCTTGGACGCTATGGAAC TCGTGACATACGACAGAGTGTTGAACTTTGCCAAGGAGTTCTTCCAGCGCCTGCACACAGAGTgctttatttttggcaatgTGACCAAGCAGCAGGCTACGGATATCGCGGGGCGAGTAAACACCCGACTGGAGGCTACCAACGCGTCAAAGCTTCCCATTCTGGCACGGCAAATGCTGAAGAAGCGAGAATATAAGCTGCTTGCAG GCGACAGCTACTTATTCGAGAAGGAGAACGAGTTCCACAAAAGCTCCTGCACGCAGCTCTACCTGCAGTGCGGCGCTCAAACGGATCGCACAAACATAATGGTGAACCTGGTGTCCCAGGTTCTTTCCGAACCATGTTACGATTGTCTGCGCACAAAGGAGCAGCTGGGCTATATCGTGTTCAGTGGAGTGCGTAAGGTGAATGGAGCCAATGGAATTCGTATTATCGTGCAGTCCGCAAAGCACCCGTCCTTCGTAGAAGATCGTATTGAGAACTTTTTGCAGACTTATCTG CAAGTAATTGAGGACATGCCGTTGGATGAGTTCGAGCGTCACAAGGAAGCCTTAGCCGTGAAGAAGCTGGAGAAGCCGAAGACCATTTTCCAGCAATTCAGCCAGTTCTATGGCGAAATAGCCATGCAGACGTATCACTTTGAAAGGGAAGAGGCTGAGGTGGCGATACTGCGAAAGATAAGCAAGGCCGACTTTGTGGATTACTTCAAG AAATTCATCGCAAAGGATGGCGATGAGCGACGCGTTCTGTCCGTACACATTGTGTCCCAGCAAACAGATGAGAATGCCTCTACCGAGACGGAGCCAGTGGAGATCACGAACATGGAGCGGCACAAACCGATCAGCGATATTGTGACTTTTAAGTCGTGCAAGGAGCTGTACCCCATCGCAATGCCTTTCCTCGACATCAAGGCCAAGGGAGGCCGTAGCAAGCTGTAA
- the LOC119554117 gene encoding insulin-degrading enzyme isoform X2, with translation MTVAEGSQKSATRKPESMEPILRLNNIEKSLQDTRDYRGLQLENGLKVLLISDPKTDVSAAALSVQVGHMSDPTNLPGLAHFCEHMLFLGTEKYPHENGYTTYLSQSGGSSNAATYPLMTKYHFHVAPDKLDGALDRFAQFFIAPLFTPSATEREINAVNSEHEKNLPSDLWRIKQVNRHLAKPDHAYSKFGSGNKTTLSEIPKSKNIDVRDELLKFHKKWYSANIMCLAVIGKESLDELEGMVLEKFSEIENKNVAVPDWPRHPYAEERYGQKVKIVPIKDIRSLTISFTTDDLTEFYKSGPDNYLTHLIGHEGKGSILSELRRLGWCNDLMAGHQNTQNGFGFFDIVVDLTQEGLEHVDDIVKIVFQYLGMLREEGPKKWIFDECVKLNEMRFRFKEKEQPETLVTHAVSSMQIFPLEEVLIAPYLSNEWRPDLIKSLLDELVPSKSRIVMVSQSFEQDCDLAEPYYKTKYGVERVTKDTVQCWENCDLNENLKLALPNSFIPTNFDISDVPADAPKHPTIIMDTPILRVWHKQDNQFNKPKACMTFDMSNPIAYLDPLNCNLNHMMVMLLKDQLNEYLYDAELASLKLSVMGKTCGIDFTIRGFSDKQVVLLEKLLDHLFDFSIDEKRFDILKEEYVRSLKNFKAEQPYQHSIYYLALLLTENAWANVELLDAMELVTYDRVLNFAKEFFQRLHTECFIFGNVTKQQATDIAGRVNTRLEATNASKLPILARQMLKKREYKLLAGDSYLFEKENEFHKSSCTQLYLQCGAQTDRTNIMVNLVSQVLSEPCYDCLRTKEQLGYIVFSGVRKVNGANGIRIIVQSAKHPSFVEDRIENFLQTYLQVIEDMPLDEFERHKEALAVKKLEKPKTIFQQFSQFYGEIAMQTYHFEREEAEVAILRKISKADFVDYFKKFIAKDGDERRVLSVHIVSQQTDENASTETEPVEITNMERHKPISDIVTFKSCKELYPIAMPFLDIKAKGGRSKL, from the exons ATGACAGTAGCCGAGGGTTCCCAAAAGTCCGCGACCAGAAAGCCCGAGAGCATGGAGCCCATTCTGAG GTTGAACAACATTGAAAAGTCGCTGCAGGACACGCGGGACTATCGAGGATTGCAGCTGGAAAACGGCCTGAAGGTCCTGCTAATCAGCGATCCCAAAACAGATGTCTCGGCGGCAGCTTTGTCCGTGCAAGTGGG CCACATGTCCGATCCCACGAACCTGCCCGGTTTGGCCCACTTCTGCGAGCACATGCTCTTCTTGGGCACCGAGAAGTATCCCCACGAGAACGGCTACACCACATACCTCTCGCAGAGTGGTGGAAGCAGCAACGCCGCCACCTATCCTCTAATGACCAAGTACCACTTCCACGTGGCGCCGGATAAGTTGGATGGAGCTCTGGATCGCTTTGCCCAGTTCTTCATTGCACCTTTGTTTACGCCCAGCGCCACTGAGCGGGAAATCAATGCT GTGAATTCCGAGCACGAGAAGAACCTCCCTAGCGATCTGTGGCGCATCAAGCAGGTGAACCGGCACTTGGCCAAGCCGGATCATGCCTACAGCAAGTTCGGCAGTGGAAACAAGACCACCCTTTCGGAAATACCCAAGTCCAAGAACATAGATGTGCGCGATGAGCTGCTCAAGTTCCACAAGAAGTGGTACTCCGCCAACATTATGTGCCTGGCTGTAATTGGAAAAG AATCGCTGGACGAACTGGAGGGAATGGTCTTGGAAAAGTTCTCCGAAATCGAGAACAAAAACGTCGCGGTTCCAGATTGGCCACGTCATCCCTACGCCGAGGAGCGCTATGGGCAAAAGGTTAAAATAGTGCCTATTAAAGACATCCGTTCGCTGACGATCAGCTTTACCACTGACGATTTAACGGAGTTCTACAAATCGGGC CCCGATAACTATTTGACGCACCTCATCGGTCATGAGGGCAAAGGAAGCATTTTATCCGAACTGCGTCGACTGGGCTGGTGCAATGA TCTGATGGCCGGACATCAAAACACTCAAAACGGCTTTGGATTCTTCGACATTGTGGTCGACCTAACACAGGAGGGCTTGGAGCACGTAGATGACATTGTCAAGATCGTGTTTCAGTATTTGGGAATGCTGCGCGAGGAGGGTCCCAAGAAGTGGATATTCGACGAGTGTGTGAAACTCAACGAAATGAGGTTCCGGTTCAAGGAGAAGGAGCAACCGGAAACCCTAGTCACGCATGCCGTTTCGTCCATGCAGATATTCCCCCTGGAAGAGGTACTTATCGCTCCATATCTGAGCAACGAATGGCGTCCAGACCTCATAAAAAGTTTACTGGATGAGCTGGTGCCCTCCAAGAGCCGCATCGTAATGGTGAGCCAGAGTTTTGAGCAGGATTGCGACCTCGCGGAGCCCTACTATAAAACTAAGTACGGTGTTGAGCGCGTGACCAAGGATACTGTGCAA TGTTGGGAGAATTGTGATCTTAACGAGAACCTGAAACTGGCACTGCCAAACAGCTTCATACCCACGAACTTTGATATTTCCGATGTTCCAGCCGATGCCCCCAAGCATCCCACGATCATCATGGATACGCCCATTTTGAGGGTCTGGCACAAGCAGGACAATCAATTCAATAAACCGAAGGCCTGCATGACGTTCGACATGTCCAATCCGATTGCTTATTTGGATCCCCTAAACTGCAATCTGAACCATATGATGGTTATGCTCCTGAAGGATCAGCTCAATGAGTATTTGTACGATGCGGAATTAGCCAGTTTGAAGCTCAGTGTGATGGGCAAGACCTGCGGCATCGAT TTTACCATTCGAGGCTTCAGTGACAAGCAGGTTGTGCTGCTGGAGAAGCTATTAGATCACCTGTTTGACTTCTCCATCGATGAGAAACGTTTCGACATCTTGAAGGAGGAATACGTACGTTCACTGAAAAACTTTAAGGCTGAGCAACCCTATCAGCATTCCATATACTATTTAGCTCTTTTGTTAACTGAAAATGCCTGGGCCAATGTGGAGCTCTTGGACGCTATGGAAC TCGTGACATACGACAGAGTGTTGAACTTTGCCAAGGAGTTCTTCCAGCGCCTGCACACAGAGTgctttatttttggcaatgTGACCAAGCAGCAGGCTACGGATATCGCGGGGCGAGTAAACACCCGACTGGAGGCTACCAACGCGTCAAAGCTTCCCATTCTGGCACGGCAAATGCTGAAGAAGCGAGAATATAAGCTGCTTGCAG GCGACAGCTACTTATTCGAGAAGGAGAACGAGTTCCACAAAAGCTCCTGCACGCAGCTCTACCTGCAGTGCGGCGCTCAAACGGATCGCACAAACATAATGGTGAACCTGGTGTCCCAGGTTCTTTCCGAACCATGTTACGATTGTCTGCGCACAAAGGAGCAGCTGGGCTATATCGTGTTCAGTGGAGTGCGTAAGGTGAATGGAGCCAATGGAATTCGTATTATCGTGCAGTCCGCAAAGCACCCGTCCTTCGTAGAAGATCGTATTGAGAACTTTTTGCAGACTTATCTG CAAGTAATTGAGGACATGCCGTTGGATGAGTTCGAGCGTCACAAGGAAGCCTTAGCCGTGAAGAAGCTGGAGAAGCCGAAGACCATTTTCCAGCAATTCAGCCAGTTCTATGGCGAAATAGCCATGCAGACGTATCACTTTGAAAGGGAAGAGGCTGAGGTGGCGATACTGCGAAAGATAAGCAAGGCCGACTTTGTGGATTACTTCAAG AAATTCATCGCAAAGGATGGCGATGAGCGACGCGTTCTGTCCGTACACATTGTGTCCCAGCAAACAGATGAGAATGCCTCTACCGAGACGGAGCCAGTGGAGATCACGAACATGGAGCGGCACAAACCGATCAGCGATATTGTGACTTTTAAGTCGTGCAAGGAGCTGTACCCCATCGCAATGCCTTTCCTCGACATCAAGGCCAAGGGAGGCCGTAGCAAGCTGTAA
- the LOC119554119 gene encoding uncharacterized protein LOC119554119 yields MDKRYLRWIVYLLLFATAMALEEETNRGLLNITSNPAETETVPNLPSEVQKAVCTVTAGEVKASAEAVTTKTLKGVCGSDEMNMAFRNLENKLYEELRVMKLILVHLAKANGLKVNTAMPTPLPTPLPPVKPMNPAPLPPFKAIDPTNFKKEENEVVPDFGAKRTPTLKNLESNGNSNLGARETEVDKFNNTVLADRDVKLFTYYWKLENVTELIEAPNLVTVSSPIFSFKGKSLQLKCTFHHMNRELLNLQLGYGIFNPQSKPGQSNNVLIEMGGIFQNTKWTEDLQVKHKISILDQSVRMTQDLSSPALSKLDMGFSIPNSVLLGSSYIKQNALLIQILLYL; encoded by the exons CGCCACGGCTATGGCATTGGAAGAGGAGACCAACCGAGGATTATTAAATATCACCAGCAATCCCGCGGAGACTGAAACGGTTCCAAATTTACCCAGCGAAGTTCAAAAAGCCGTCTGCACTGTGACTGCGGGGGAGGTAAAAGCATCTGCAGAGGCTGTCACCACAAAAACACTGAAAGGAGTCTGTGGATCAG ATGAAATGAATATGGCCTTTCGGAATCTGGAGAACAAGCTATACGAAGAGCTCCGCGTAATGAAACTGATTTTGGTGCACTTAGCAAAGGCCAATGGTCTGAAGGTCAATACTGCTATGCCAACACCTCTGCCCACTCCACTTCCACCTGTGAAACCAATGAATCCCGCTCCACTGCCTCCCTTCAAGGCAATAGATCCAACTAATTTCAAAAAGGAGGAAAACGAAGTTGTCCCTGACTTTGGAGCCAAGAGGACGCCTACCTTGAAAAATCTGGAGTCAAATGGTAACTCAAATCTGGGAGCACGAGAAACCGAAGTCGATAAGTTCAATAACACCGTGCTAGCCGATAGGGATGTAAAGTTATTCACTTACTATTGGAAGTTGGAAAACGTTACAGAACTCATAGAAGCTCCCAATTTGGTCACAGTCAGTAGTCCAATATTCAGCTTCAAAG GCAAATCATTGCAACTGAAATGCACCTTCCATCACATGAATCGCGAGCTGTTGAACCTGCAACTAGGATATGGCATATTCAACCCGCAATCAAAACCAGGCCAAAGCAACAACGTCTTGATAGAAATGGGCGGAATCTTCCAGAATACCAAGTGGACCGAAGATTTGCAGGTGAAGCATAAAATTTCCATACTGGATCAGAGCGTCCGGATGACGCAGGATCTCAGTTCACCAGCGCTAAGCAAGCTTGACATGGGCTTCTCCATTCCGAACAGCGTCCTCCTGGGCAGCTCCTACATCAAGCAGAACGCTCTTTTGATTCAGATTCTTTTATATTTGTGA